A window of the Kosakonia sp. BYX6 genome harbors these coding sequences:
- the agaC gene encoding PTS galactosamine transporter subunit IIC, with the protein MHEITLVQGLSLAALVFFLGIDFWLEALFLFRPIIVCTLTGAILGDIHIGLITGGLTELAFAGLTPAGGVQPPNPIMAGVMTTVIAWSTGVDAKTAIGLGLPFSLLMQYIILFFYSAFSLFMSKADNYAKTGDTHAFARLNWLTTLIVASSYAIIAFLCTYMAQGAMQALVKAMPAWLTHGFEVAGGILPAVGFGLLLRVMFKAQYIPYLIAGFLFVCYIQVSNLLPVAVLGAGFAVYEFFNARAKSQSQPQVEGTPSDKEDYSNGI; encoded by the coding sequence ATGCATGAAATAACGCTAGTACAGGGGTTATCCCTGGCAGCTCTGGTTTTTTTCCTCGGTATTGATTTCTGGCTGGAAGCATTATTCCTGTTCAGACCCATTATTGTTTGTACCCTGACAGGTGCGATTCTCGGGGACATTCATATTGGGTTGATTACCGGCGGCTTAACCGAACTCGCCTTTGCAGGCTTAACCCCTGCGGGCGGTGTGCAACCCCCAAACCCAATTATGGCGGGCGTCATGACCACGGTCATCGCCTGGTCTACCGGCGTCGATGCCAAAACGGCAATCGGCCTTGGTCTGCCGTTTAGCCTGTTAATGCAGTACATCATTCTGTTTTTCTACTCCGCCTTCTCGTTATTTATGTCGAAAGCGGACAATTACGCCAAAACGGGCGATACCCATGCCTTTGCACGTCTTAACTGGCTTACTACGCTGATTGTTGCCAGTTCATACGCCATTATCGCGTTTCTGTGTACCTACATGGCGCAGGGCGCTATGCAGGCGCTAGTGAAAGCGATGCCTGCCTGGCTGACGCACGGATTTGAAGTTGCGGGCGGCATTTTACCGGCGGTTGGTTTCGGCTTGTTATTACGTGTCATGTTCAAAGCGCAATACATTCCATACCTGATCGCCGGGTTTCTGTTCGTCTGTTATATCCAGGTTAGCAACCTGCTGCCGGTTGCTGTTTTAGGTGCCGGTTTCGCAGTTTATGAATTCTTCAATGCGAGGGCGAAAAGCCAGTCTCAGCCGCAGGTTGAAGGCACCCCCAGCGATAAAGAGGATTACAGCAATGGCATCTGA